GCCTTTTTGTTTTCCATCGTTAATTATATGCACACAATCATAATAAAAcagaaaatttataaaagtataTCAAAAACCACATCATTGAACTCAAAGTATTTCATAGTTAATACATCATCTTGAATTTCTTTGATTGtaatattttaatcaataatcTATAATCATGAGATCACTCTTATATACGTAATAAATACTCTTTATCTCTGAATTTTCTCCTTAACactaattaagaaaaatatatcatttttagaaaaaaaatattattgcagAATTATACCAATAAATTGTCAGCAGCTCAATAATCAATGATATTGTTGATTGCCCAAGCCCTTAGATAAAATTATGCATTCATAATACATAAAttgcaattttaaaatataccaCAAATTATGCTTGACAATGCAGTGAAAAACTATATTGCCTTTTGCTCCTTCTATTAGGAGGaacaaatattcaaaaaatagaCTTTTTATTGCCAATGCATTCAGCAGATTCTGAATCAAAATATCTATTTTCAAGTGATTAGATTTTCTAAAATGAGTATGTAGCCTTTAGTTTCCTTAAAAGCATCTAAAACTTTCTTTGTagcttttttataatatacacTAAATTATTCACAACAAATAACATAACGTTTTTATTATATTCCGTTAGGTTCCATATCATTTTTTGACATTGTTTAAAACTAAATTCATATCTTTTCTTTCGTCTTACATAATATGTTCAAATCATTTACAACAAGCAATAAGTCATCGATACAcagaattaagaaaataaacttACTCGCACAAACTTTAGTGGTATCACAAAATTTTAcattcatttatatatataatttcctTATTTTTTATATCCCAATTAGAAGAAACTATGCAATGAAGCAACTACTTCTCGTAAACATACTGTGTGCAATGATTATTACATACAACATTGATGCATAAATAAATacagttaatattttttaaaaaaatgaaaatctgCTATGTCACTATAAATTTTTGAGACCTCTCCTTCATACATATTCCTTTTTAGGACCAACTACGTTTATTTGTTCTATCACCATTGGTTTATCATCCAATGTATATTATCCAACATAGAATAGCCAATGTAATGTTATTCTATATACAACCCATGTACTCGaatttttttcgtttttttctAATCAGAGTCCTATTAGTCAATACTAGCtattcttgtaatacccggctaaactccggtatcagaattcctaccgtccggtggaatctcggatgtcggaacctctagaagggtagagtcatgtttttatgaaatgtttttatgtatttcatgtttttaagtaagagattaaatgagtttttgcatgaaatcaaccttggaggaagacccaggttcggccgccaaacctcaagttcggccgccgaacatgcatgcacttcgggagtgccttaggcccccgaaaacatgagcgagggaagtccaggttcggccgccgaatatggcatgcatgcggaggcacgttaggcccccgaaagtggcctggccagccactataaaggggtccccatatCCGAACGGGCGAGATTTTCTCCCCatcttcggccaaggtgagttctccgtcgCCCCTTGtcgattttgagttccttccttcgagttttcttgattttcatgagtttgcaacttggttttgaagattttgaacaAAAGAACGAGTTTTAGAAACTTGGAGATCTAAGGGTGGATTTCTCCTCATCTTCGAGTTGGATCGCTTCTCCTCTcggttttcaagaggtaagcctagatccgacccgccttgcatgttttaagtaagttttaagttgatttatggagtagaaatgcatgtgtaggattttattgagtttttggtgatttttgagtttatgtacAATGTGGGTTGTGTGTATGTGTTTAATGTGTATTGGTTggggcttaggatagtttgagacccctgtGAGCTGATGGatgtgagtatgcatgttgtagaataggattttGCATGATTGATTGTTTGGAGACTTggttgtgcatgttggagctgagtttctgccctttggtagaactcaggttcggccgccgaagggactttcggccgccgaacccgcttgtggaggtagctttcggctgtcgaaacttgccccgaaagatgactttcgtctctggagggcagtttcggccgccgaacatgcatgagtttcgtctctggaagggactttcggccgtcgaaggtgccgccgaaagtggctgagtttcggctctggagggactttcggccgccgaacctgccgccgaaagtgccctgtccagccttcttttgcatgttttctatgattattgtaaggtgttttagggggtttttggggagtatttttagagttatgttcatgtatgtttggtccctcatttgagtccacctgtgtaggttcggacccgaggaaccgaggaccccagcagtgagatagctgcttcggtgttttgtcagagctagccagaggtgagtggaataaaccttactGTTTTAAGATAATGAAAGttctagcatgattcacgcatcatgaatgccatgagatatattaagttgtttgcattagaattcacgaatatgttgcattgcacattatgttgttgatgtgggtggatgttggatgatcctttagccctggtatgatatgttatgatgagaaagtccaggttgtgcctgcactacgcccctggcaccatgtaagagaaagtccgggttgtgcctgcactacgccgcCGGCACGATTAATTATGtatgagggctattggtgacaagtctatcctttatgtgaattgtttgtgatgtgatgcataccatgaaagcatgaagttaattaaatattatattagtattctgctcactgggctctagtagctcacccctctcccttcacctccaggtttgcaggtacgggctagttcaggaggtcagcaagtgTAAAGAgaggtttatgtaatagctagtagtggacatgaaaatgatgtaatgatgttaatgaacggttatgtaatgtaatttatGTCCTTGAGAATTAGttaatgtgcttgaccctaatatGTTAGCGGATCCCTTGATACATgatttataaatgaattaatgatgttttatgcgATCCAAGCatattgtatgttatgataccccattggagcatttgttgaggactctagtgtgaggtttatgtttatgagatgtgcatgcacaggttatgcttggaaacagaaaagaaaaatttttatagCTTATGAACATgtttgaccatgtatgggattccacaggtacTCAgggaggtatgttaggcttgctacgggtcccggcggccttaagccgacctggatcctagcgccggtagcggtccggtttccgggtcattacaattCTAATggttttttataaaatagatGATTAAAAATTCAATGAGTTAGTTTTTCATGAATCACTCTTTAGTTACTCTTTAGTCAAAATTTCAAATACTATCTTAAATGCTATTTGATGTTGCAACTTTGTTTTTTTCTCCTATATCCTAAAAAAATTGAGAATCGCAATAGCAAATAAGCGTGAAGCACTtaacatttatttaaaatgtgaaTTTCTCTCCCATAAATTAGGAGACAAATAAATAACTTTTGTTATCTACAAAAAAAGTGATGCATGTCAATGTACTTATGGTCATAAAATTAAGAGATGAGAGTATAATCAACTTGTAATAAAAAAACATGTAATCAATAACTAATCAGTGGCATTTGACTTAGATTTAGGCAAGACGAgaattaaaatagaaataaaagcaAGGATtgataaaataagagagaattaATATGATATAAGAAATCCCAGAAACAACATGGAAGTGCTTACGAAATTTTAAGCTTTCCAAGACCCAAATCCTCCTTGTACAGCTTCCAACGAACATTAGCTAATGCTAGTTTCTCTTTAGCTCCAAGCCAATCCACATTAGCCTGCTTGATTTCACTTTCTAGATTTTTTCCATTCTTCTAAATCTTTGGAAGCTTCATTATTGGATTTctccaactcaaccaaaacagaCTTCTTATGAGCAACAATATCTTCCTTCTGGGTAATTAAGAGTTGAATTTCAGCTCcttgtttttcttcttcttttgaaaGTCTTGAGAATTCAGGCTCCATGTAACGTAGCTCCTCGTGTCTTTGTGCCAATTTTGCATCAAGAACAACAATTTTTTCGGACAGAGATGTTTTGCGAGCTTGCGCAGTTTCTGCAGTGTTTATAGCCATAGAAACTCTCTCTCCAAATTCTGCCAGGTGAGAGAGAAGATCTTCCAGAAttatgatacggatccaataggacaaatttctaacaatggtgtggagtaaACTTATGTccttcaaatggatctaaaaagagtttaaaatcatattcatatgatccatatatatttggagtgtgtttcaactcatatgggacagatttggtacAACACTTACAATCATAGGTTTaaggagcctaatcaaacctatgggttAAAACTAtacaaaggaaagcctaaagtaaagatcaagaaaagattttgtgaaaatttaactttgttatgatggacttattatgttttattatttaaacacttgttttacttaggcttgtattctggttatattttatcttttaagttttagagtgttgagccatgttttggacttatgttttaatatttatgtatttGATGTATTATTTTAGCGTGTGGTTGGACTTGGATCTTGTGTATAGTTCGGTCAGACCtaaaaagagtgtcttagggttttattttctctccttactatataaggataagaaacacttgtaagaggcagttttgaatcaaaattttaaaaataaattaaatttttaaaaataaataatataaataaatttttaataattaatacttaacattaaattaaattttaaaaataaagttattaagtaacaaaacataaacaaatttgaagttaaaataaatttaaaaaaaagaaatacaagGAAAGGAAAATGGAGTTCTGAAGGCTATTTAAGTAATTTTGATACAAATAACCTTAATTGAAATTATTTCTTCAAAATCAATTCTCCTAAaaattcaagagaattgaatttttatattcttgttaaacacaaaaattaagaaaaataattatatatttatttgtaaatgtttaattttgaaaagtagaaaaaattatatatttttataaataagcttttataaatatatattaaaaatagctcttttattatattaattcaaataagaactgattttaaaaaagaaaataagaactaatttaattaatattttttttataaagttttagctaattaaaattaaaagaattgaaaaaattttattgccaacaaaattttaattgaacaaaGTAATAAATAGTAATCGAATTAGTTAAAATTAGtgaagaaattttaaaattgaattataattgacaaaaattaaaaagatttagatttttttattatcaaagtTCATCCAAATCGgtaatcaaatattaaataatattttcaatgcCACAACAGTAATTATACTAATAAttctaattttcaattttaaataatggctaaaatttataaatttttaaaattggattaaaattgttaaaattaaaacaattggCTATAATGATAAAGGCCTTAAAGATaatttgaagttttttttttattattatagtgTTGTCTTTTTaaacaaaatgaataaaatatttaagtagTAGTAGGGtgaaatcgaaaaaatcaatttaattgatttaatttgaaattttaatttaattgtttatttattttaatttttatattaaattttttatttaatttaatttaatttaattgttaattttaaaaattttaattatctcaATTGAAttcagttttgataaaaaaataaaaagataaaactaaattaattaataataataatatattatttttaataatataaagagattataccatataataaaaataaaaatattttaattaaattttaaaatattaaaaataaaaaatttattaaaaaatttaatttaatttaatttttataaataataaaatattaatttttaaattatttaatttaatttaatttaaaatggaATCCAGAGGATGCTGACTCCAACAAGGGAGCAAAAGTTATCAAGCCAGGCCGTAGGACTTCATCAGTTTCTATATGTCATGTGCAGAGTAACGGTGGACGATGAGGAAAGAAAATTgttgatgaaaaataaaatattaaaatattattttccccCTAATTTTAAGTATGATTAAATGAATTATTCCACATCAACATATTTAAAGAGATTACTGTAAAAATCTCTCAATCTAAGAGCGTGAGATACCATGGTCTTACAATCTTAATTTTACACTCTATTTGAAAAGTATgaaactataaaatatttttataattaattaaataaataatttcaattttcttaaaaataaatactaatataaataaatacccAATTTTAAATGATACACAGATTCAAACAAGAGTACTAAGATTGAAAGAAAAGTAAAGACCCATCACTCAACAgaccataatatatatataacataagCAATCAGTGAACCAACATTGAAGTGATTACGAAATGTTAAGCTTTCCAAGACCCAAATCCTCCTTGTAGAGTTTCCAGCGAACATTAGCTAATGCAAGTTTCTCTTGAGCTCCAAGCCAATTCACATTAGCTTGCTTGATTTCACTTTCTAGTTTTTTCCATTCTTCTAAATCTTTGGAAACTTCTTTATTGCTTTTctccaactcaaccaaaacagaCTTCTTATGAGCAACAACATCCTCCTTCTGTTTAATTAAGAGTTGAATTTGAGCCtctaatttttcttcttctgttGAAAGTCTTAAGAATTCAGCCTCTTTGGAACTTAGCTCCTCATGCCTCTGTGCCAATTTTGCATCAAGATCAGCAGTTTTCTCTGACAGAGATGTTCGACGAGCTTGAGCAGTTTCTGCAGTGGTTATAACCATAGGAACACTCTCTTTAAATTCTGCTAAGCAAGAAAGAAGACCTTGCAAAATTGTCTTCTCATTCAAATCCttactatgttgaatgagtgtAAGGATAATTCCCTCAATATTGCCATAGGCATTAGCTAGTTGTATAGCTTCTAATGGCATATTAAGGAACCCTTTTAATGCTTCTTTTTGTTTCTGAACATCAGGTTTAGATGCTTGGTTTGACATGGAGGTTTCGCTGCTCATAGTTCTAGTCCTGCTTGCAAGTTCTGTCAAGAGACCTTTAGATGTTGCATGCACATCTTGGGAAGATTTTACAGGCTCTGAGGGAGGATCCTGCCATGCAAACAAAACAGATACTGAAACTTTAAAATATCAGTTTTAGCTGACAAAGGCAAAACATCTGTGTAGTTTTCTATTTGAGTAGTACTGTAGAAGGCGGAGGAATCAGCGTCTTCTTtatgattcgattttaaaccgaatcgatCAACTGCTTCACCCTAAAAATAATTACCTTTGGAAGAATCTTTGTCTCAACAGTCACTGAAGGAGGAGGTGATGACTTGATGACTTCCTTATCGCTGGTGGGAGTAGCAGTAGCTTGAATGCCTTCTTTGGTCTGGTTCAGTGGTTTAGTGTCTACTTTTGCTTTAGTATCAACTACTTTTTCAGATGAAGGAACCTGGCTTGTTGGTGGTGCAGCCACTGGCTCAGATGGTTTAGTTTCATCCTTAGCCTCTTGCTTTTTAGGTTCAGGCTTTGAGTAATGCTTGACACTACGAACAAGAATCTCAACTTCAAGTATAAGGGTGTCGCCCACAAGATAACCTTCAgcagaattttttattttgctaaGAGGAATAAAAGATGTGAAACCCCAATCTTTCTCAATTGCTTTGAATACATGTTGtgtatctgcaaaacatgagaGGAAAAGACAATGTTATGGGCATTCTCTGCAcaatctaaaaattttaatttttagactaAATTGAGATTAAATTGACACTTTTAggttaatttgaataaaaaatgtaaaatgGGCTGAATTAAACACACTCAATAAATATAGGGGtggaattgaaaatttaatcttttttatttGGACAAGGATATGTACATATGCTAAATGAGAGTACCTTTTCTAACAGTTAGACTcttattgatttgattaataactGCAAAGCTAAATTTTGCATCTCTGCTCCATTCTTGCGGCAAACTTGTTGAGTCGGCGACTGCCAAGTATATTGACAAATAATCCACTTTATTTCCTTTGGGAAAAACAAGCAAACACCTGCCGTAAagtaaaaagagaaaataatatttattctgtgtaatataaaaaaaattgttagttaaattttatgaaggaatttattaattaggtttattatttttgaaaagtataaaattttaaaaaatttaataattaatttcttttttagttttagaaaaatttactatatataattattGGGTTAACTAAATAATCTAACagttttgtaaaaatatttacccattaatctttttatattacaaatattttaaattttttataacacttaataattaaatttaatgaataaactaattaatagtTTCTACcttccataattttttttaaatttactttcaaattgattaagaaaaataacttttttattaatttttaattatcacacttaaaaatattaaattttattatatattaaaaaatattttaataatcaatgggaaattatttttgaaataaaataaaataaaattataataattaattaatttattaattatgtataaaaaaagtaaataataattttggacAACAAAACAAAAGATGAACAAAAATAATAGGACGAAgagagtaaatttaaaaaaaaatttacaatttttaatatatttttttaaaattaaaaaattaattaataaatattttcatattaaaaatattacttttaaccattaaatatatcaaaatttacacgagattttttaaaaattatattaattatttatctttcaatgaatttattagtaaattttttaaaatattaaaaatattttttaaaattataaaaattaattaatcaattttccATTTTAACCTCAATTGCATcagaaagataaaaataaataaataaataataatttgaggAGAAGAGATGAAGGATACCATTGACAACCGCCAGCATAGAAAACCTCAGAATAAAGTTCTTTTGGAGTCAATGTGGAGAAATTGTTAATTCTCCATGTGAATTTAAATGGAGTTGCATCCCCCATGTTAATTGCTCTAATTCctgcaaaattaaaaaaaaatatttttattatttaaaataaaaaaaatcaattctttttaatttaaaaaaaattcattttaaaaaattaaaatcttatataattttataaaaattaatctaaattatttttcataaaatgaatggGATAAAGttaattgttttaataataataataaattaatgcatataattttaaatagttataattatgaaatattttatttctccaATCGAATCGGTATATCAATATCAATTCGATTCGAGATTTCATCCAAACTACAATTTAACTCTCGTAGAAGTGTCAGGCCTAAAATCTATCAAAATCTACTAAGCAAGCTAGCCTATTAGCGTGCAATCCGGTCTACAATCGAGTAGATCGGATTGATGGGCTCGAACTCATCAAAGAGACCTAGCTATACTATGACCCTA
This sequence is a window from Manihot esculenta cultivar AM560-2 chromosome 4, M.esculenta_v8, whole genome shotgun sequence. Protein-coding genes within it:
- the LOC110607319 gene encoding MATH domain and coiled-coil domain-containing protein At3g58270: MGDATPFKFTWRINNFSTLTPKELYSEVFYAGGCQWCLLVFPKGNKVDYLSIYLAVADSTSLPQEWSRDAKFSFAVINQINKSLTVRKDTQHVFKAIEKDWGFTSFIPLSKIKNSAEGYLVGDTLILEVEILVRSVKHYSKPEPKKQEAKDETKPSEPVAAPPTSQVPSSEKVVDTKAKVDTKPLNQTKEGIQATATPTSDKEVIKSSPPPSVTVETKILPKDPPSEPVKSSQDVHATSKGLLTELASRTRTMSSETSMSNQASKPDVQKQKEALKGFLNMPLEAIQLANAYGNIEGIILTLIQHSKDLNEKTILQGLLSCLAEFKESVPMVITTAETAQARRTSLSEKTADLDAKLAQRHEELSSKEAEFLRLSTEEEKLEAQIQLLIKQKEDVVAHKKSVLVELEKSNKEVSKDLEEWKKLESEIKQANVNWLGAQEKLALANVRWKLYKEDLGLGKLNIS